AGGCTGGCTACACTGAGATTCAACTGCTGGGGCAGAATGTAAATTCCTATCACGATCCGGAAGGGAAGAAGAGCTTCGCCGAACTGCTGGCTGCCGTGGGCGAAGTCCCAGGGATTGTCCGCGTGCGTTTTACGACTTCGCATCCGCGTGATTTCACGCGGGACATCGTCGAAGCGATTGATGCCGTGCCCGCACTTTGCGACCATGTGCACCTGCCCATTCAAAGCGGTTCCTCGCGGGTTTTGCAACTCATGCAGCGCGAATACACGCGCGAGCAATACCTTGAGAAGATTTCGTGGATCAAGACGGCGCGCCGTCCTATCAGCATGACCACCGACATGATTGTGGGTTTTCCCGGAGAAACCCCGGACGATTTTGAAGAGACCATTACATTGGCCGCGGAGGTGCAGTACGACGGCATCTTTGCTTTCAAATACTCCCCCCGCCCCAACACTCCGGCCATTCACATGTCCGATTCAATTCCTGAAGAAGAGAAGTCCATGCGATTGCAGATTCTTCTGGATCGGCAGCGGGAGATTCAACGCATCAACTACGCTCGTCATGTCGGCGAAGTCATGGATGTAATGGTGGAGGGGCACAATCATGCGCGAGGACAGGTGATTGGGCGAACGTCACAAAACAAAACGCTCAACTTCACCACTTCGCAACCGATTCTTCCGGCCCCAGGCAGCTATCTGAAAGTACGCGTGACCCGCAGCTTGCCGAACAGCCTGGTCGGCGAAGCCGTCTCCTAGCATTGCAAACACAAGGGAATTGATCCTGGGAGAATTGAGCCGTGCAGATTGAGATGAAAATTCGGGGGCTGATGGTGGATCCCTCCACCAACATGCCTATCGTCATCCTGAAGGATGCGAATAGCGAGGCGCTGCTGCCGATCTGGGTTGGCCTTTTTGAAGCGCGCGCCATTGCCATGGAAATTGAGAAGGCGTCAGGACCCCGGCCCATGACTCACGACCTGCTCAAGAACATTGTCGATGGCCTCAATGGCCGCCTGCAGCGCATTGTTGTGTCAGAGTTGCGTGACGACACGTTCTATGCCGTCGTCTGGATGGAGCAGGACGGGGAAGCCGTGGCCGTCGATGCACGCCCCTCCGATGCGCTCGCCCTGGCGCTTCGTGCTGATTGTCCTATCTTTGTCGAAGAAGAGGTCCTGCGCACCGCCAAGGTGCTACCCAACCCTGCTGAGGCCGCCGCCGAGTCACCCGAACTGCGCCGCTGGCTTGAGGGCCTTGGGGATGAGGACCTCGGCAAATACAAGATGTAAATGATGGAAACCGGCTCTGCTTGTTTCGATTCCTGTCAGGGCGCCTTCCGCTCCTGCTACTGATCCCGCAATATTTCACCCTAGGTAGATAGGTCCAATGAGCCTCGCAAGAGTCGGCAAACAATTCCTTGCAATGAATACGTCACAGTTGGTCACGATTCTGACGCAACTTTTGACTGTCCCGGTTTTCCTGCACGCCTATGGGATTTCGTTGTATGGACAATGGCTTGCGATGGCCGCGGCTCTTGCTCATCTGTCCACGCTCAATTATGGGTTGCAGACATACACAACCAATGAGATTGCGATTCTCTATAACCGGGGTGAGATACAGGAATGCAGGATCGTACAGTCTTCCGGTCTTAGAATGCTGCTGGCTCTGGCTGGACTCGTGGCGGCCGGTTTGCTCATTGTCTTCTTTATCCCCGTCACGCAGCTGCTCCATCAGACGATCCCACTTTCTGAAGCACAGTTCACGCTCTATTGGCTAGGACTTCAATTTCCCATCAATGCCCTGGTGGGGTTTGTGGGCGCTCACTACATGGCTATCGGCCGGCCACATCGCGGGACCCAATACGGTAACGTGATGAATATTGTTGGGCTGGCCACCTTGCTGGCGCTTGCGATGTTTCATTCGTCGTTTCCGGTTCTGGCCGCTTCTCGCTGCGTGGTAATGGCGATTTTTGGCTTGTTGATGCTTCTCGATTTACGCCGGCTCGCGCCTGACATCACTCCGACCATTCGGTATTGGCGCAAAGGCATTCTTGTTTCGATCCTCAAGCCCAGCTTTCAATACATGCTGCTGATGGGCTCGAACGTCCTCATCTACCAATTGCCACTGTTGCTGATGCAAATTATTCTTGGGCCTGTCAGCGTTGTGCTCTTTTCCGTTACTCGCACGGTCTACTCCATGACGCGACGGCTGTTGACTCTGGTTACCAACACCATCGGCCCTGAAATTACAATCACCATCGGTGAGAGGAACTTCACAAAACTTCGCCGTCTTTATGAGCTCTCAGAGCGCATCGTCCTGCTGCTGACCATCCCCATCACCTTCGGTTCGATGGTTGCCACACCTTTCCTCCTGCAAGTCTGGCTGCACAAAGGCACGCTCTTTGATCCCATCGTCTGTATCCTGCTTGGGCTCACGATTTCAGTTCAAGGACTCAAAGAGCACAAATACCAGTTTCAGTTCTCCAGCAACCAGGTCAGGGAAATGTCCTATGCCGGCATCGGCGTCTATACCCTGATGCTGCTGCTTTCCATTCCCGCCCTAAAGTACTTCCAGCTTCCGGGATATCTGGTTGTGTGGTGTCTGGCAGAGAGCGTACTGCTCTTCTATGTGCTTCATTTGAACCGGGCTCTCTTCCGGGGAGAATTTGAAGTAGACGAAAAGCCCGCCTATCAGATGTACGCTTTTCTGCTAGTGGGCATTGCGCTGTCTTACTTTCCGATGATGCACATGGCGCAGCTTTCATATCCCTTGCAACTGGCACTTGCCGTGGTGGTCACACTTATCACGGGAGCGCTTTCCTACTGGATATTCAATGTGGAAGACTTGCGCGCCTACCTATGGGGCAAGGTCAGCAGCAAGATTCCGATGCTTGCTCGATCCAGATGAGGTCATGCTCTCATCCAGGCCGGGCACTCACGACGACAGCTTTTTGATAAGTCCTTCCCATAAACTGCCATAATGTTCCCAGCCGCCCAGGTGTTGCACGCGCGCCAGCGCGGCGGCCCTCATCTGTTGTTGCAGCAGCGGGTCGTCCGCTAATTTCTGCAGCCGATCGGCAATGATCTGGGGAGAGCGGATCGGAACCAGAAAGCCTTCCACTCCCTCGTCAAATAAATCTTCTCCCCCTGTATGGTAAGAGCTGATCAGGGGGCACCCGCACGCCATTGCTTGACCTTGGACGAGGGCCAGGCCTTCTTCGATTGAAGGCAGGACCATCACGTGGCTCGTGCTCATATAGCGAGCCAATTCTTGCTGCGGCAGCCGGCCAATCACCTCTATCCCGTCCATTTTGTGATTGGCGAAGATGGACTTCGTCTCCGGTAGAACTGGGCCCACAATCCGCAGTTTCTTATTTGGATGCCTTAGTAACTGAAATGCCTCAAGGAGATCACCGACTCCTTTGCGCAGTCCTACAGTGCCTGCAAACAACACATGAAAAGCATCTCGGGACGGTTCTCCTGAGGGTTGAAAGCGCTCTAGGCGAACTCCGTAGGGAATCCGATGCAGCTTTTCTTCGGGTACTCCCATTTCAACAAAGCTGCGATAAGCAAACCCGGATGGCACAGTGATGGCATCGGACTGTTCGTATTCTCGCTCTTCACGGTCAATAAAATAGGGATCCACGGCGATCCGCGGGACACCCCAGCGGGCATATTCTTCCGCCAGAATTTGATCCTGGTATCGGATGTGAGAAGATCCTCGATCGCAAATGTAGAGTGCTCCACGTTGCTGGGCTTTGTAACCACTGAGAACACCGGCCCCAGATAAAGCAACATATACATCACATGTGGGCAGTGTGCGTGCTACATAGGCATCAAGCCCTGAGCGTACCCGGCGATCTATTTGCTTATTGAGTCCCGCCGGAACTCGCATAACCTGTTGCATTCCATGCTGCGTTAGATGCAGAACATAATGTGTTTTTAGATATGCACGATCCAAGCCTTCACGCTTTAACCGGCTCCAGGGAAAGGTGGAGTAGATCCTCTCCAGCATGCCGCGTTTGGCAAGCTCATGAGCTAGTTCAAAGTGATGAAAAACACCATTAACGGCCAGGACAACACGAAGAGAGGATTCAGTAGTCGCCACGCAAGTTCAGTCTAGCAGAGGGGTCTTTTCCCTGAGAAATGCAGAATATTCATTATCAGACGTATGCAGTAGTGCTACAGCGTCTGCCGTTCAAGTGTTCTTACGCCTGCAACAGCGGCTCCGCTTCTCCCGGGAAATCTGCGCCTCAGATGTGGTAATGGCCTTCAGCCTTGCCCCGGAACATCCAGTAGGAGGTCACGAAATACCCTCCAGCCAAAGCCATACCGATGATCCACCAGATCAGACCGACATGAAGTGTGTACGGTCCTGCCTGCGAATTGGCAATGGTCAGGTCCGTCTGAGGCGAACTCGAAGACGGCAGCAGGATCGGATAAAGCCCGGCAGCTGCGCCCACCAGCATGAAGATCAGATAAGCGCACGATGCCAGAAATGCCTGCAGCAATTTCTCCATCCTCCGGAATATTTCGACTCCCCCGAGCGAAAGCACCACTGCGGCCGGAACGATATCCAGCGCTGGCCATGACCGATAGTTATGCAACGACAAGGGCTGCACTGCAATCGTGGCCACCAGGCTCACGAGTGTGATGACGCAGACCGCTATCCACGCAATGCCTGCCGCCTGGCTGGCGCGCCTGCTCAGATCGCCTGTGGTCTTCAACGCTACCCACAACCCTCCATGCATCGCGAGAGCCACCAAGGCGACCACACCGCCGATCACGGTATACCAGTCGAGGATGCCCGGATGCGGCCCCACCTGCCAGTTTGTCCACAAGGGCAGAAAGAAATTATGCTGCGCATCGAGCGGCACACCGCGAATGACATTTGCCAGCGCCGCTCCGTAAAAGACTGCCAGCAGGATGCTCGAAATCGTAAAGAGTCCGCCGAAAAGCGTGCGCCACAGATCATT
The DNA window shown above is from Acidobacterium capsulatum ATCC 51196 and carries:
- the miaB gene encoding tRNA (N6-isopentenyl adenosine(37)-C2)-methylthiotransferase MiaB translates to MAQQNTNPYSSGKTFYLETFGCQMNVHDSEKVIGTLQQQGYTQVEEEAAADLILYNTCSIRDKAEQKVFNRLNDYKKLHAQGKRFGVLGCVAQQEGEKIFERAPYVSLVSGSASYRKLPEMLVQLEAGASRITGLDDRQTEETFETEFTARSNAHRGYITIIEGCDKFCAYCVVPYTRGKERSRKSSSVLAEARRMAEAGYTEIQLLGQNVNSYHDPEGKKSFAELLAAVGEVPGIVRVRFTTSHPRDFTRDIVEAIDAVPALCDHVHLPIQSGSSRVLQLMQREYTREQYLEKISWIKTARRPISMTTDMIVGFPGETPDDFEETITLAAEVQYDGIFAFKYSPRPNTPAIHMSDSIPEEEKSMRLQILLDRQREIQRINYARHVGEVMDVMVEGHNHARGQVIGRTSQNKTLNFTTSQPILPAPGSYLKVRVTRSLPNSLVGEAVS
- a CDS encoding bifunctional nuclease family protein — translated: MQIEMKIRGLMVDPSTNMPIVILKDANSEALLPIWVGLFEARAIAMEIEKASGPRPMTHDLLKNIVDGLNGRLQRIVVSELRDDTFYAVVWMEQDGEAVAVDARPSDALALALRADCPIFVEEEVLRTAKVLPNPAEAAAESPELRRWLEGLGDEDLGKYKM
- a CDS encoding lipopolysaccharide biosynthesis protein: MSLARVGKQFLAMNTSQLVTILTQLLTVPVFLHAYGISLYGQWLAMAAALAHLSTLNYGLQTYTTNEIAILYNRGEIQECRIVQSSGLRMLLALAGLVAAGLLIVFFIPVTQLLHQTIPLSEAQFTLYWLGLQFPINALVGFVGAHYMAIGRPHRGTQYGNVMNIVGLATLLALAMFHSSFPVLAASRCVVMAIFGLLMLLDLRRLAPDITPTIRYWRKGILVSILKPSFQYMLLMGSNVLIYQLPLLLMQIILGPVSVVLFSVTRTVYSMTRRLLTLVTNTIGPEITITIGERNFTKLRRLYELSERIVLLLTIPITFGSMVATPFLLQVWLHKGTLFDPIVCILLGLTISVQGLKEHKYQFQFSSNQVREMSYAGIGVYTLMLLLSIPALKYFQLPGYLVVWCLAESVLLFYVLHLNRALFRGEFEVDEKPAYQMYAFLLVGIALSYFPMMHMAQLSYPLQLALAVVVTLITGALSYWIFNVEDLRAYLWGKVSSKIPMLARSR
- a CDS encoding glycosyltransferase family 4 protein; protein product: MATTESSLRVVLAVNGVFHHFELAHELAKRGMLERIYSTFPWSRLKREGLDRAYLKTHYVLHLTQHGMQQVMRVPAGLNKQIDRRVRSGLDAYVARTLPTCDVYVALSGAGVLSGYKAQQRGALYICDRGSSHIRYQDQILAEEYARWGVPRIAVDPYFIDREEREYEQSDAITVPSGFAYRSFVEMGVPEEKLHRIPYGVRLERFQPSGEPSRDAFHVLFAGTVGLRKGVGDLLEAFQLLRHPNKKLRIVGPVLPETKSIFANHKMDGIEVIGRLPQQELARYMSTSHVMVLPSIEEGLALVQGQAMACGCPLISSYHTGGEDLFDEGVEGFLVPIRSPQIIADRLQKLADDPLLQQQMRAAALARVQHLGGWEHYGSLWEGLIKKLSS
- the cydB gene encoding cytochrome d ubiquinol oxidase subunit II, which produces MMGFIWFWIVAVMIAAYVVFDGFDLGVGILYPFLGRSEQDRATLIQSIGPVWDGNEVWLLAGGGTLFFAFPQLYASSFSGFYLPLIIVLWLLIMRGLGIELRGHIENDLWRTLFGGLFTISSILLAVFYGAALANVIRGVPLDAQHNFFLPLWTNWQVGPHPGILDWYTVIGGVVALVALAMHGGLWVALKTTGDLSRRASQAAGIAWIAVCVITLVSLVATIAVQPLSLHNYRSWPALDIVPAAVVLSLGGVEIFRRMEKLLQAFLASCAYLIFMLVGAAAGLYPILLPSSSSPQTDLTIANSQAGPYTLHVGLIWWIIGMALAGGYFVTSYWMFRGKAEGHYHI